GTGAGCATGATGAAGTCCGCCGTGGCGTTGGCCTCGGCGACGGCCTCCTTCCAGACGTCGAACTCGCCGATCTGCTCCTCCATCACCACCTCGATGCCGTAACTGGGCGCCTGCTCCTTGTAGTACTCCATGTGGGGCGGGGCCACGGTGGCGTCGTCGTTGAGCAGGGCCATCCGCGTAGCCTCGGGGTAGAGCTGGCGCAGGATCTCGATGGTGCCGGCGAAGCGGGCCTGGTGCAGACAGCCGCTGATATTGTGACCCGGATTGTCCAGGTTGTCGGCCACGCCGTAGTGGTCGACGGGGTCGTTATTCACCGCGGCGAAGACCACGGGGATGTCCTTGTCGAGCATCTGGACGCCGAAGTACTCCATCGCGTTGTCGGCGATCAGGATCACTGCGTCGGGTTGCTGCTCCTCGACGTAGGCCAGGGTCTCGCTCCCGGCCCGGGTCATGAACTCCACATCGGGGTTGCGCTTGGTGTCCATGTAGTAGTACTCGAGGTTGTAGTCCTCGCCCTCCACCCAGCGCGAGTCGGCGAAGGCGGTCTCGATGCCCGCGTTGACCTCCTGGACCCAGTTGTACTCCGGATGGTAGCTGTGAACCACCAGGATGTCGTAGACCGCGCCGGCGTCGGCGTCGGCGTCGGTTGCCGGATCGCCGTCCTCGTCGCAGCCCGTACTCCACAGCAGCGCGAGCAGCGCGGTTAGAACCAGCACTAAGATGGCTCTCGGGTGCTTCATGGTTCCTCCTTGATTTTGCTGGTGATGGACGAAGCCGCCGTCCAGGCCGTCAATCAAGTCGAACCGGCTCCCCTTCGCCGACGAGGCGGGTTGGTTCCTAGAAGACGGTGCAGCTGGCGCGCAGCGAGTCGGTGACTTCGATACCCCAGCGTTCGGCGGCGGCGGCGTTGACCATCCGTTCGCCGTCGACGTTCTCGACTACGGAGATGGTCCCCGGTTCGCGACCGTTCAAGTAAACGCCGATCAGTTTGGCGACCTCTTTGCCCTGGTTGACACCGTTGATGGCCTCGGCGCAGAGGGCGCCGCCCTCGACGGACCAGTCCCAGGTGCCGACGACGGGGATCGGCGAGTTCTCGACGGTCCAGGCCAGGACCTCGTTCTCGTCGATGTGCTCGCCGGCTGCGTTCTCGATGGTGTGATAGAGGGTCAATTGAATGTAGTCGGCCGTTTCGGCGGCGGCGGCCACGGCGGCCCGCCAGTCCTCGAAGGTGCCGACGGCCTCGTCGTAGACGACGTCCAGACCCAGCTCGGCGGCCTGGGCCGTCATCCGCTCGATGACCGGCGGCGCCGTGGTGCCGTCATCGTAGATGAAGGCCACCGCGGCGGCCTCGGGACGCATCTCGCGCAGCAGATCCAGGGTGCCGGCGAAGCGCTCGCGCTCCAGGCAGCCGGTGATGTTATGCCCGGGCTTGTCGTAGCTGTCGACGATGCCGTAGCTCTCGACGGGATCGCTGTTGACGCCGCAGAAGAACACCGCCCGCTCGCCGTCCAGCAGCTCCTCGCTGACGTAGGTCTGGGCGTTGTCGTCGACGGTGATCACGATGTCGGCGTCGAGTTCCTCGATCTTCGCCAGGGCGTCCGCGCCGGCCCGCTCGAATTCCTCGGCGGGGATACGCTTGGTATCCATGTAGAAGTATTCGAGGAGGTAGTCCTCACCCTCGGTCAGGCCGGCGTCGGTCAGTTCGGCCTCCAGGCCCTCGTTGACGTCGGCGACCCACTTGTACTCGGGATGATAGCTGTGAACGACGAGAAGCTGCGACGGAGCGTCCGCGGTCTCGTCCTCGGCGGTGACGGTTTCCTCCTCGCCGTCGCAACCGGCGAAGACGATCAGCAAAGCGAAGCTGAGTAGTATGACGAGGGCAATCCGTTTCATCGAAAGACAACCTCCAGGGGTTGGCCCGCGGCCCGTTCCCCTAACGATAGGGGGCGAAGGCCTCCAGGCGGGTTAGTTCGACGGCGTCCAGGACGCTGACGGGGCCGCCGCCGCGATTGTAGATGCCGATCAGCAGTTTGGGGCGCGGCAACTCCGTCGGCGGCGGCAGCAGTTCAGCGGTGTCGAGTTCGGTGATATCGGAAACGAAGTCGACCAGCAGGGCGAAGGCGGATTCGGGCTCCGGCTCCAGCACCAGCACCCGGTTGGCGGCGCCCCGGTTGCGCCGGGTCAGCTCGAACAGGCCGCTGATCTCCAGCAAACCGGTGACCACGCCGCGCAGGTTGAACAGGCCCAGCACCGTCGACGGCGCGCCGGGGACCGGCGTGACCGACGGCGGGAAGATGATGTCGGTGACGACGGAAACGTCGAGGGCGAAGGTCTCGCCGCCCAAGCCGAACTCGACGAAGCGTCGCCGCTGCGGGGCTTCAGACACTACTCACCTCCGGCTCGTCGACCGGTCTCCGTACTGCGTTTAAGCCGTTCGAACCGCGGCCTCGATCACCGAGGGGGCGATAAACCGAGCTGGTTCTCGACGACCTGCTCGACGACCTGCTGGACGACCTGCTCGACGACTTGCTGGAACTCCTCGGTCTCGAAGGGTTTTAGTTATCTACCTCACAGCTTCGACGGGTGTTTACCGGCCCCTGGGGCTCTGGTCACCCACCCCGGGGCGACCCTAGCCGAGCTGGTTCTCGACGACCTGCTGGAACTCCTCGGTCTCGAAGGGTTTTGTTAGATACTCGTCGGCGCCCTGGCGCAGGCCCCAGAACTTGTCCGAGTCCTGGTCCTTGCTGGTCAGCATGACGACCTTGAGTTTCTCGGTCTTGGGGTCGGAGCGCAGGTCGCGGCAGACCTGGAAGCCGTTCATCTTGGGCAGGATGATGTCCAGGACGATCAGGTCGGGCAGCTCGCTCTTGGCCATCTCCAGACCGGCGGCGCCGTCGGTGGCTTTGATAATATCGTGGCCGAGGGGTTCCAGAGCCTCCAGGACCAGCTCCATGTCGACACTCGAATCCTCGACGACCAGTATCTTTGCCATCGGTTCAACCTACCTTTCACTGGGGTGGTTCCGGCGGGAGGGGGGCCCGCCACCGGGGTTTCCGGCTGGGGTCGTCGACCGACGGGGTCGCTCCCCTGAACGGTCGGGACGCCAAGGCGGCCGACGACGTAAGAATCTCTCTAGTTCAAAGTTGCAAGAAGTGTGCCAATCACGAATCGTCCGGGCCTTCGTCGGGGGTCTTGGAGCAGCGGAAGGGGAAGATTAAGTATAACAAACCGGAACCCTGGGTGCTTTGTCTCAACGCGGGGACGGTCTTTGGTGATCAAAACGGCGACCGGGGCGGCGGCTGTCTCAGTCCTGCTTCATGTAGGCGTAGAGGCCGAGGTCTTCCCAGAGGGCGAAGCGCTCGTGATCCTCCTCGCTGATGGCTTCTCCGTAGGGGTCGACGGGGTGGGGGTAGCGACGCTGGATATCCTGCCAGCGGGCGATCTCTTCTTCGGAGAGCGACATGCGACCCACCTCCGGGGTTGTGGGGGTAGACTGGTGTTGGATCAACCGGTGCGCTGCAGCTTGCGTTCGACCAACTTGCGGGCGATGCGGGTCAGCTCCTCCTCCTTGAAGGGCTTCTCCAGGTAGACGTCGGCGCGGACCAGGCGACCGCGGAGCTTGTCGGTGAAACCGGTCAGCGAGGTCAGCAGGATCACGGGCACGTCGGTGGTACGGGCGTCCTTCTTGAGCTGGCTGCAGACCTCGTAGCCGTTGCGCCCCGGCAGCATGACGTCGAGGACGACCAGATCGGGAGGTTCGGCGACGGCCTTCTCGATGGCGATTTCGCCGTCGGCGGCCTCGAGGATGTCGAAGCCGGCCTCGGAGAGGACGTAGCTGACCAGGTGGCGCGAGGTGATACTGTCGTCGACGACGAGGATGCGGGACTTGCGCTCACCGGCCTCGCCGCGTTTGACGATGCCCAGGTTGAAGAACACCGCCACCGCCTTGAGCACCTCCAGGCGGGAGTGGTGGGACAGGCTGAGCAGATTGTTGACCGTGCGGCGGTTGTTGATCAGCTTCAGGCAGTCCCATTCGACCTGGGAGAACTCGATGTCGTCGGCCAGCTCCTGCTGCTGGATCATCAGCGGGATGTCCAGAGAGCCGATGAGTTCGAGGAGGGACTGCTCCTCGTCGGTGATGCGGGCCACCTCCAGCAGCAGGTTGTCGACGCTCATCGGCTCGGCGAAGCTGCGGGGCAGCTCTTCGTCGTCGATATAATAGACCAGGATGTCCATGTCGTCGGCCAGCTCGCCGTTGATGTGGCGGCGGCTGCCGCGATGCCGGCCGAAGAGGTCCTTGGCCAGCTCGACGGTGCGCAGGCGGAAGGCCTGTTCGACGTGCTCGGCGGTGACGATGCCCTTTCTTATCAGCACCTCGCCGATGACCCGGCCGTTGGCCCGCTGGCGCATTTGGGCCAGCTCGTTCATCAGCAGGCTGTTGGTGATGGCGCCGATGCGCACCAGGTAGGCGCCGATGGGCTCGATCTGGCCCGGGGAATCGGCCCAGATGACCCGGCCCGAGCGCAGGTAGAAATTGACCTCCAGCTCGTTGCTCTTGATGCTGCAGCAGATGGTTTCGCGCTTGAAGCGCAGCAGCTCGAAGATGTCGGGCAGGGACAGCCCGGAGTGGGTGCCTTTCAGGATTACGCGTTCCATCGGGATTGTGCCCCCAAAGCGAAAGACATCATTTTTCGTCGGACGGGTTGGCTGATAACGTCGTTCCGTGGTCTGGCCGGGTTCTGTGCGTTTCGATTGTTCAGGAAGAGGCCCACTGTGTCAGGCGGGTTCGAAGCGGGGATAATGGTCCAACTTCGTCTGTAGACGATAGAAGGCGACAATCTGAAGTATAACTGCGACTAGGTATCTTTTCAAGTAGTGACTGGCTGATTATGACGTAGACGCTTGATCGGAACGCAGGTACCTATAGCAGCGTCGCTGAGTCGCAAGCCACACTCGGCTTTCCCTCGCCGGGACCGCCCGACGGCGGACTGCCGGCGGGATCGGCGCCTTCGGTTGGTGGTTGTCGCCGGGGGAGCGGCGGAAAGTGCCTGCTCCTAACCCGTTCAGGACCAACTTGTCAGGATTGTTACTCGACCGGCGTTGCGGCGGCCCGTTAAACCGCTGCTCGCGCTGTCATCCAGCAGTCTGCGCCATTATCCGGCGGTCTCCGTTTCCCGCGCAATGTTCCAGCAACGTGAGTGCTGCCTGTCGCTTGTTTCAAGCGCTGGGAAAAGACCCCTCGAGCATCTCGGCCCCATCCTATCAGAATGGCTTGCTTTCTGACCAGCGCTTATCCATTCTGACAAGAAAACCGCTGGATTCCGCCGGCCGACCATCGGGGTCGGGGTTGGCCTTGTGGGCCTGGCTTCTCCCACCCCAAGCGCGAGGAGCGCTGAAGGATCACCGGTCCAGTAGTAATGCAAGAAGTGTGCCAAGGGAGCGGATTGCTCTTGTTGATAATCCCGCCGTGGGGCGGGGTTCACCTTCGGACCGACCCGCGGCGCGGTGCGGGCGCCGTCGGCCGCTGGATGAGCTAATAGAGCTCCGGGCGGCCCTCGATGCGGATGTCCGGGATGTCCTTGATGTCGACCAGGAACCATACCCGGATGATGCCCCGGCTCTCCTCCAGGCGCAGTCGGGCCTCCCAGGAGTGCAGATCGCGGTAGATGGAGAAGGACTGGCTGACTAGGTCCCCGGTGACCAGATCCAGGTTGTTCTGGTAGGTCAGCCGCCAGTGGTCGGTCAGGTTGAAGATGGCCTGCAGGTTGAGGAACTGCAGGTCGGGCGAGCCGTACAATCCCTTGGTGAAGTCGTAATTGACGCCCAGGCGCCAGCCGGCGTCGATGCGCTGCTCGAGTTCGCTCTCCGGCAGGTCGGTGTCCAGGGGATCGTAACCCGGGATGTCGTCGACGGGGTCCAGGTACTCGTTGTCGTCAAGGTCCGCCTTGGCGCCGCCGCCGGAGAAGGCCAGCCCGGCGGTCAGGTCGAAGCGGTTGAGCTCGCCGCTGTAGAGGTCGTGGGAGGTCGACAGGGTCAACCGGGCGTTGTACCACTCGGCGAAGTTAGGCGTCAGATAGACCCGGCTGGTCAGGTCGCTCCAGGGCTCCTCGAGCTCTTCGTCGGCGGCGGGCAGGGGAACGCCGAGGTTGGTGTCGCTCTCCTCGACGCCGTAAAGGGCGTAGCTGGT
The sequence above is drawn from the Candidatus Coatesbacteria bacterium genome and encodes:
- a CDS encoding response regulator encodes the protein MERVILKGTHSGLSLPDIFELLRFKRETICCSIKSNELEVNFYLRSGRVIWADSPGQIEPIGAYLVRIGAITNSLLMNELAQMRQRANGRVIGEVLIRKGIVTAEHVEQAFRLRTVELAKDLFGRHRGSRRHINGELADDMDILVYYIDDEELPRSFAEPMSVDNLLLEVARITDEEQSLLELIGSLDIPLMIQQQELADDIEFSQVEWDCLKLINNRRTVNNLLSLSHHSRLEVLKAVAVFFNLGIVKRGEAGERKSRILVVDDSITSRHLVSYVLSEAGFDILEAADGEIAIEKAVAEPPDLVVLDVMLPGRNGYEVCSQLKKDARTTDVPVILLTSLTGFTDKLRGRLVRADVYLEKPFKEEELTRIARKLVERKLQRTG
- a CDS encoding response regulator; this translates as MAKILVVEDSSVDMELVLEALEPLGHDIIKATDGAAGLEMAKSELPDLIVLDIILPKMNGFQVCRDLRSDPKTEKLKVVMLTSKDQDSDKFWGLRQGADEYLTKPFETEEFQQVVENQLG